The following proteins are encoded in a genomic region of Nicotiana sylvestris chromosome 4, ASM39365v2, whole genome shotgun sequence:
- the LOC138889689 gene encoding uncharacterized protein produces MDRTSRTVPQQNEVASSSWSSKEKAKVIPTLGQSLSENMLMKPPSRGVTEVSEPAEGNKRKGKKAVDPSVAKRPKPHRPKTAIGTSAYASEASLGTDDENGDKSRYHLEERPKKDAKAPQVPRLEAAESGTVESGRPIDRREAKCKEMYDHALFRLNEELSCREKELEKLSSRLRESEAHSVQKEKESGELRATLEGALREKAALVEQVEQNRSQIGQNDAVILELVSTHDLLKDARKEIAELAAAKSKIERNVATYLKDIATVHQTDRDASTKAKQKLTRAIKQARAEARRKTLEEIEAGGIDLLVGNEEARELERKLALLIVPNEDPGDGWGGQW; encoded by the exons GCCTCAGCGAGAATATGCTGATGAAACCACCCTCTAGAGGCGTGACGGAGGTTTCGGAGCCTGCCGAGGGAAATAAAAGGAAAGGCAAGAAGGCCGTCGACCCTTCTGTGGCGAAGAGACCTAAGCCGCACAGGCCTAAAACCGCCATTGGGACCTCGGCTTATGCTTCCGAGGCAAGCCTCGGTACTGATGATGAAAATGGTGATAAGAGCAGGTACCACTTGGAGGAGAGGCCGAAGAAGGACGCAAAAGCCCCGCAGGTACCCCGACTGGAAGCTGCCGAATCGGGGACGGTTGAATCAGGCCGGCCCATAGACCGGAG GGAAGCTAAG TGCAAGGAGATGTACGATCACGCCCTCTTCAGGCTTAACGAGGAGCTTTCGTGTCGAGAGAAGGAGCTCGAGAAGCTGTCCTCGAGACTGCGAGAGTCAGAGGCTCATTCTGTCCAGAAGGAGAAAGAGTCAGGCGAGCTCCGAGCTACTTTGGAGGGAGCACTCCGAGAAAAAGCTGCCCTTGTCGAGCAG GTCGAGCAAAATAGATCGCAGATTGG ACAAAACGATGCAGTGATCTTGGAGTTAGTGTCAACCCATGATCTTCTCAAAGATGCTCGAAAGGAGATAGCTGAGCTGGCTGCGGCCAAGTCCAAGATCGAAAGAAATGTAGCCACTTACCTGAAGGACATAGCCACAGTGCATCAAACGGACCGTGACGCATCGACAAAGGCTAAGCAAAAATTGACTCGGGCCATCAAACAAGCCAGGGCTGAGGCGAGGAGAAAAACATTGGAGGAGATCGAGGCTGGGGGCATTGATCTGTTAGTTGGAAATGAGGAGGCCCGAGAGCTAGAGAGAAAGTTGGCGCTTTTGATTGTTCCAAACGAGGATCCCGGAGATGGTTGGGGGGGACAGTGGTGA